A portion of the Elusimicrobiota bacterium genome contains these proteins:
- a CDS encoding TfoX/Sxy family protein: MAYDEKLAARVRKRLARHKALAEIKMFGGLCWTIRGNMACGVLKNDLVLRLDPGKAEDYLKEPHARPMDFTGRPMKNFLFVSSKACATPAGLKKWVGRSADYALSLKPKA, translated from the coding sequence GTGGCCTACGACGAGAAGCTGGCGGCGCGAGTCCGCAAGCGGCTGGCACGACATAAGGCGCTGGCCGAGATCAAGATGTTCGGCGGTCTTTGCTGGACCATCCGCGGCAACATGGCCTGCGGCGTGCTCAAGAACGACCTTGTGCTGCGGTTGGATCCGGGGAAGGCCGAGGATTATCTTAAGGAACCTCACGCCCGGCCCATGGACTTCACCGGGCGGCCGATGAAGAACTTCTTGTTCGTCTCGTCGAAAGCCTGCGCGACCCCCGCCGGGCTCAAGAAATGGGTCGGCCGCTCCGCGGACTACGCGCTGTCTCTCAAGCCGAAGGCTTGA
- a CDS encoding TlpA family protein disulfide reductase, with amino-acid sequence MKRRFQAAWRRLPSPRETAGLLAVVLVGAWLLGPGPRTEDHSHSPLPAAELALPDISGKTARLSDFKGRVVLVDFWATWCYPCLQELPDLKALYRRHEGKGFVILAVSIDEGGKEAVAAFVAENKVPYPVLLAGSGPIKGWRVRGLPVAHLIDREGRIVRSWVGYKDPSELEGNVKALLSGEPIHDD; translated from the coding sequence ATGAAGCGCCGATTCCAAGCGGCTTGGCGCCGCCTGCCGTCTCCGCGCGAGACGGCAGGCCTCCTGGCCGTCGTCCTCGTCGGCGCCTGGCTCCTCGGCCCCGGCCCTCGTACGGAGGATCACTCCCATTCGCCCCTGCCGGCGGCCGAGCTCGCGCTCCCGGATATTTCCGGGAAGACCGCCCGCCTCTCCGACTTCAAGGGGCGCGTGGTCCTCGTCGATTTTTGGGCCACCTGGTGCTATCCCTGCCTGCAGGAACTGCCGGACTTGAAGGCGTTATACCGCAGGCACGAAGGGAAGGGCTTCGTCATCCTGGCGGTCTCCATCGACGAGGGCGGCAAAGAGGCGGTCGCGGCGTTCGTCGCCGAGAACAAAGTGCCTTATCCGGTCCTGCTCGCCGGGAGCGGGCCGATCAAGGGCTGGCGCGTGCGCGGCCTGCCTGTCGCGCATTTGATCGACCGGGAAGGCCGCATAGTTCGGAGTTGGGTCGGCTACAAAGACCCGAGCGAACTGGAAGGAAACGTGAAGGCGCTGTTGAGCGGAGAACCCATCCATGACGATTAA
- a CDS encoding thioredoxin domain-containing protein: protein MTRARRLALGGVALLAAGLASAAAAGRKPNHLVAEKSPYLLQHAYNPVDWHPWGEEAFAKARRENKPVFLSIGYSTCHWCHVMERESFSNPKIAAVLNANFVSIKVDREERPDVDKVYMTAATGAGWGGGWPLNLWLTPDLKPFFGGTYFPPDSRGGRPGLAQLTERIAELWKSKRDGLQADADRLGRALEKYTKVEGSGGPLEPAALDSGFKAFVKTYEPSRGGFGGAPKFPMPVNFDFLLRYHARTKAETALEMSVRTLREMAKGGIHDHVGGGFHRYSTDDRWHIPHFEKMLYDNAQIAVNYLEAYRITRAEDLALVARGVLDYVRRDMTHPEGGFYSAEDADSLPPELLGKVEDVGHEHRKEGAFYVWTQAEILDAAGPGEGEIFDYRYGVSAGGNAESDPQGEFGDKNILYAAHTIPETAKRFKRTEDETRAILETARQRLFRVRAKRPRPHLDDKVLVSWNGLMISAFAQGAQVLDDPAYLAAAEKAARFIRANLYDAKRNRLYRRWRAGERKVPGIADDYAFLVQGLLDLYETSLRAEWLEWAVKLSDAQNELFYDAKDGGFFMTASGHDKRLLVRVKEDSDNVEPAASSVAALNLLRLSWFTGRKDFREKAEKTLALFGTQMRDQPRSLPRMMVALDYSLAKPRQIVIAGERDAPETRAMLREVHSRFLPNKILMLLDRGPDREALERRLPFLKGVVPIKGRTAAYVCVDYACELPTSDLETFKAILDGKRPSERTAKE, encoded by the coding sequence ATGACGCGGGCAAGACGTCTCGCGCTGGGGGGCGTGGCGCTCCTGGCGGCTGGCCTCGCCTCCGCGGCGGCGGCCGGGCGCAAACCGAACCACCTCGTCGCGGAGAAGAGCCCCTATCTGCTCCAGCACGCCTATAATCCCGTGGACTGGCATCCCTGGGGCGAGGAAGCCTTCGCCAAGGCCAGGAGGGAGAACAAGCCCGTCTTCCTGTCCATCGGCTACTCGACCTGCCATTGGTGCCACGTCATGGAGCGCGAGTCCTTCTCCAATCCGAAGATCGCCGCCGTCCTGAACGCGAACTTCGTCTCGATCAAGGTGGACCGCGAGGAGCGCCCGGACGTGGACAAGGTCTACATGACCGCCGCGACGGGCGCGGGCTGGGGCGGGGGCTGGCCGCTCAATCTGTGGTTGACGCCCGACCTCAAGCCTTTCTTCGGCGGGACCTACTTCCCGCCGGACTCGCGAGGTGGACGGCCGGGACTGGCGCAGCTCACGGAAAGGATCGCGGAGCTCTGGAAGAGCAAGCGCGACGGCCTGCAAGCGGACGCGGACCGCCTCGGCCGCGCGCTGGAGAAATACACGAAGGTCGAGGGAAGCGGCGGCCCGCTCGAACCCGCGGCGCTTGACTCCGGCTTCAAGGCCTTCGTGAAAACCTACGAGCCCTCGCGCGGCGGCTTCGGCGGCGCGCCGAAGTTCCCCATGCCGGTCAACTTCGACTTCCTCCTGCGCTATCACGCCAGGACGAAGGCGGAGACGGCGCTCGAGATGAGCGTGCGGACCCTGCGCGAGATGGCCAAGGGCGGCATCCACGACCACGTCGGCGGCGGCTTCCACCGCTACTCCACGGACGATCGCTGGCATATCCCGCACTTCGAGAAGATGCTCTACGACAACGCGCAGATCGCCGTGAACTATCTGGAGGCGTACAGGATCACGCGCGCGGAAGATCTCGCGCTGGTCGCGCGCGGCGTCCTGGACTACGTCCGTCGGGACATGACGCATCCCGAGGGCGGCTTCTACTCGGCCGAGGACGCCGACAGCCTCCCGCCGGAGCTCCTGGGCAAGGTGGAGGACGTCGGGCACGAGCACCGCAAGGAGGGGGCCTTCTACGTCTGGACGCAGGCCGAGATTCTCGACGCGGCGGGGCCGGGGGAAGGGGAGATCTTCGACTATCGCTACGGCGTGAGCGCCGGCGGCAACGCCGAATCCGACCCGCAGGGCGAGTTCGGCGACAAGAACATACTCTACGCCGCCCACACCATCCCGGAGACGGCCAAGAGGTTCAAGAGGACCGAGGACGAGACGCGGGCGATCCTGGAGACGGCGCGGCAGAGGCTCTTCCGAGTCCGGGCCAAGCGGCCGCGGCCCCATCTCGACGACAAGGTCCTGGTCTCCTGGAACGGGCTGATGATCTCCGCCTTCGCTCAGGGAGCGCAGGTCTTGGACGATCCGGCCTACCTTGCCGCCGCGGAGAAGGCGGCGCGCTTCATCCGCGCGAATCTTTACGACGCGAAGCGCAACCGCCTCTACCGCCGCTGGCGCGCCGGCGAGCGCAAGGTCCCCGGCATCGCCGACGACTACGCCTTCCTGGTCCAGGGCCTGCTCGACCTCTACGAGACCTCCTTGCGCGCGGAGTGGCTGGAGTGGGCGGTGAAGCTCAGCGACGCGCAGAACGAGCTGTTCTACGACGCCAAGGACGGCGGCTTCTTCATGACCGCCTCGGGCCACGACAAACGACTGCTCGTCCGGGTAAAGGAGGACTCCGACAACGTCGAGCCGGCGGCGAGCTCCGTGGCGGCGTTGAATCTGCTGCGCCTCTCCTGGTTCACCGGACGCAAGGACTTCCGCGAGAAAGCGGAGAAGACGCTTGCTCTCTTCGGCACCCAGATGCGCGATCAGCCGCGCTCCCTGCCGCGGATGATGGTCGCGTTGGACTATTCCTTGGCCAAACCCCGCCAGATCGTCATCGCCGGCGAGCGCGACGCACCCGAGACGCGCGCCATGCTCAGGGAGGTTCACTCCCGCTTCCTGCCGAATAAGATACTCATGCTCCTGGACCGGGGGCCGGATCGCGAGGCGCTGGAGCGCCGGCTGCCGTTCTTGAAGGGGGTCGTGCCGATCAAGGGCCGGACGGCGGCCTATGTCTGCGTGGACTACGCCTGCGAGCTGCCGACGAGCGACCTGGAGACCTTCAAGGCCATCCTGGACGGTAAACGCCCAAGCGAGCGGACCGCCAAGGAGTAA
- a CDS encoding transporter has translation MAEIFLGTRYLRTSVAERQLPFIELVLGVSSWQELTLEVPYLSLSPAQGETRTGFGDAVVGTKLLVLREQARRPGIALSGEAKLDNGDAGRGLGAGAVDYDVRLRTQKTWAWFTGLWNVGYTVVGEPVINDVRQERRNALFLAFAQEYKVAARTKLLSEVYWRESATPGESARLAADVGIKHNVRPWLQLHAAAGKSLRSGNAGGPRLRVYAGLMIEFPLFSNTSKPRLPQTSQGGKP, from the coding sequence GTGGCTGAGATTTTCCTCGGGACGCGCTACCTGAGAACGAGCGTTGCCGAACGGCAACTACCGTTCATCGAACTCGTTCTTGGGGTCTCGTCCTGGCAGGAGCTCACGCTGGAGGTCCCCTACCTCTCGTTGTCGCCGGCGCAAGGGGAAACGCGGACCGGGTTTGGAGACGCCGTCGTCGGGACCAAGCTGCTCGTGCTTCGCGAGCAGGCCCGCAGGCCCGGCATCGCCCTCTCCGGCGAGGCGAAGCTCGATAACGGAGATGCGGGGAGAGGGCTAGGGGCCGGCGCGGTCGACTACGACGTCAGGCTCAGGACCCAAAAGACGTGGGCATGGTTTACCGGGCTCTGGAACGTCGGCTACACGGTAGTCGGCGAGCCCGTCATCAACGACGTTCGGCAGGAGCGGCGCAACGCGCTGTTTCTCGCCTTCGCTCAGGAATACAAGGTGGCGGCTCGCACCAAGCTCTTGTCGGAGGTCTATTGGCGCGAGAGCGCGACCCCGGGGGAATCGGCTCGCCTGGCCGCAGATGTCGGGATCAAGCACAACGTTCGCCCCTGGCTGCAGCTTCACGCCGCCGCGGGCAAGAGCCTCAGGAGCGGGAATGCGGGAGGGCCGAGGCTGCGCGTCTACGCGGGCCTCATGATCGAGTTCCCGTTGTTTTCAAATACGTCGAAGCCCCGGTTGCCGCAAACCAGCCAAGGAGGCAAGCCATGA
- a CDS encoding GAF domain-containing protein: MTITEQTLRQWRELRTGYWPTDLANASALLYEQIPDLNWVGFYLLDGGVLRLGPFQGRVACTSIPEGKGVCGRAALDRRTVIVADVREFSGHIACDSRSNSELAVPLVKSGAVWGVLDLDSPAKDRFVPEEARLLEEFCALLLEPWDEAPWARSVKPSA, translated from the coding sequence TTGACGATCACGGAACAGACGTTGAGGCAATGGCGCGAGCTTCGCACGGGATATTGGCCGACGGACCTGGCCAACGCCTCCGCTCTCCTGTATGAGCAGATTCCGGACCTGAACTGGGTCGGATTTTATCTTCTCGACGGCGGGGTGCTGAGGCTCGGGCCGTTCCAGGGGCGCGTCGCGTGCACGTCCATTCCCGAAGGCAAGGGCGTCTGCGGCCGGGCGGCGCTCGACCGGCGGACCGTCATCGTCGCCGACGTGCGCGAATTCTCCGGGCACATCGCCTGCGACTCGCGCTCCAACTCCGAATTGGCGGTTCCGCTCGTCAAGAGCGGGGCTGTATGGGGCGTCCTCGATCTGGACTCGCCGGCCAAGGACCGCTTCGTTCCCGAAGAGGCTCGGTTGTTGGAGGAATTCTGCGCCCTTCTCCTCGAACCGTGGGACGAAGCCCCGTGGGCGCGAAGCGTCAAGCCTTCGGCTTGA
- a CDS encoding ABC transporter permease subunit has translation MVVGRVGALLQEEVRELLRSRSLWVMLVLLSIVTGYSFSQAVRLYGEASRSALPFPEMARAMTPLDGVLVPTFGAYYLVATLLFPFIAIRLIGGEKQSGSIKLLLQLPMKPSVLAALKALAVGLAWVVALLPALSALVGWRALGGHIYWPETLNLLAGHSLYALAIAGIAFFAAAVADSVSTAAIIALACTTGSWVLDFAAAGDGLLSRVSFLSLTAALRPFERGLFSLESALALAALGLGLIFLTGAWLGAAPRRRAALGLFAALAIAGVWTLGAMLNVSRDVTEDRRNSFPPAVELALRRLNKPLRITVRLSPEDSRLADLERNILDKLRRLVPKLAVVYADARRLSGQAEGQDDYGVIAYDYDGKREQSRSNSEEEILPILFNLSGQTVSTEAGTDYPGYPLVADTGWWEWWFYGVLPLIAGLGCWFNGRGAPMRWILGG, from the coding sequence ATGGTCGTTGGACGTGTCGGCGCCTTGCTCCAAGAAGAGGTCCGAGAGCTGCTTCGTTCGAGGTCCCTCTGGGTGATGCTGGTCCTTCTCTCTATAGTCACCGGCTACAGCTTCAGCCAGGCCGTCCGGCTCTATGGCGAGGCGAGCCGCTCCGCCCTTCCGTTCCCGGAGATGGCGCGAGCCATGACGCCCCTGGACGGCGTCCTTGTGCCGACATTCGGTGCCTATTACTTGGTCGCGACGTTGCTATTCCCCTTCATCGCTATCCGGCTGATCGGAGGCGAGAAGCAGAGCGGCTCGATCAAGCTGTTGCTTCAGCTTCCGATGAAGCCTTCCGTACTCGCGGCATTGAAGGCCTTGGCGGTCGGCTTGGCCTGGGTTGTCGCGCTTCTGCCCGCCTTATCGGCGCTCGTCGGCTGGCGGGCGCTGGGAGGTCATATCTATTGGCCGGAGACCCTCAACCTCCTTGCCGGGCACAGTCTCTACGCTCTGGCCATCGCGGGAATCGCGTTCTTCGCGGCCGCCGTGGCGGATTCCGTTTCCACGGCCGCCATCATCGCCCTGGCCTGCACGACAGGTTCGTGGGTGCTTGATTTCGCCGCGGCAGGAGACGGTTTGCTGAGTCGGGTCTCGTTTCTCTCGCTTACCGCGGCTTTGAGGCCGTTCGAACGCGGACTTTTCTCTCTCGAATCGGCCCTCGCGCTGGCGGCCCTCGGACTCGGGCTGATCTTCCTGACCGGCGCGTGGCTCGGCGCGGCGCCGAGGCGAAGGGCGGCTTTGGGGCTCTTCGCGGCATTGGCGATCGCCGGCGTCTGGACGCTGGGGGCGATGCTGAACGTATCGAGGGACGTTACCGAGGACCGGCGCAACTCGTTTCCTCCGGCGGTGGAGCTGGCGCTACGGCGTCTGAATAAGCCGCTTCGGATCACGGTTCGCCTTTCTCCGGAGGATTCCCGCCTCGCCGACTTGGAGCGCAACATCTTAGACAAGCTGCGCCGCTTGGTCCCCAAGCTGGCGGTCGTGTATGCCGACGCGCGGAGACTTTCCGGGCAGGCTGAGGGCCAAGACGACTACGGCGTCATCGCCTACGACTACGATGGGAAAAGGGAGCAAAGCCGCTCCAACAGCGAGGAAGAGATACTCCCCATTCTTTTCAACCTCTCCGGGCAGACCGTATCGACCGAGGCTGGTACCGACTATCCCGGTTATCCGCTCGTGGCCGATACCGGCTGGTGGGAATGGTGGTTCTATGGAGTTCTGCCGCTTATTGCCGGGCTCGGGTGCTGGTTCAACGGGCGCGGCGCCCCGATGAGATGGATTCTAGGAGGATGA
- a CDS encoding chromate transporter, with the protein MPAAQEKPYNLKELVLYFLKLGTIGFGGPVALIGYMHRDLVEERGWISEEDYKDGLALSQLAPGPLAAQLSMYLGYVHYGVIGATATGVAFIVPSFLMVLGLGWAYRRYGGLPWLQAAFHLIGACVIGIIANSAYKLAKKTLGDRRLLWTLFLAAALVTAWTESEWIALFLATGVVVWLVEAPPKALRRFAARSVDPHTLLAIAAFFGKAGAFVFGSGLAIVPFLYGGVVREHQWLTDRQFLDAVAVAMITPGPVVITVGFIGYLVAGLPGACVAAAATFLPCYLFTILPAPYFKRYGKNPAVVAFVDGVTAAAVGTIAGAVFVLGRRSVVDWTTAAAAIASAVLVWRRVPEPLLVLSAGIIGVLAFR; encoded by the coding sequence ATGCCTGCTGCGCAAGAAAAGCCCTATAACCTCAAGGAGCTGGTCCTTTACTTCCTGAAGCTGGGGACGATCGGCTTCGGCGGTCCCGTCGCCTTGATCGGCTACATGCACCGTGATCTCGTAGAGGAGCGCGGCTGGATATCGGAAGAGGACTACAAGGACGGGCTTGCGCTCTCCCAGCTCGCGCCGGGCCCGTTGGCCGCGCAACTCTCGATGTATCTGGGCTACGTCCACTACGGCGTGATCGGCGCGACGGCGACGGGCGTCGCCTTCATCGTGCCGTCGTTTTTGATGGTGCTCGGCCTTGGCTGGGCTTATCGCCGTTATGGCGGCCTGCCCTGGTTGCAGGCGGCCTTCCATCTGATCGGCGCCTGCGTCATCGGCATCATCGCCAACAGCGCCTACAAACTCGCCAAGAAGACGCTCGGCGACCGCCGTTTGCTTTGGACGCTGTTCCTTGCCGCCGCTCTCGTCACGGCGTGGACGGAGAGCGAGTGGATCGCGCTGTTCCTGGCGACCGGCGTCGTCGTCTGGCTGGTCGAGGCGCCGCCCAAGGCTCTCCGGCGCTTCGCCGCGCGTTCGGTGGACCCGCACACCTTGCTGGCGATCGCCGCCTTCTTCGGCAAGGCCGGGGCCTTCGTGTTCGGCAGCGGCCTAGCGATCGTGCCGTTTCTCTACGGCGGAGTCGTGCGCGAGCATCAGTGGCTGACCGATCGGCAGTTCCTGGACGCCGTCGCCGTCGCGATGATCACACCGGGGCCGGTCGTGATCACCGTCGGCTTCATCGGTTACCTCGTAGCGGGTCTTCCCGGCGCCTGCGTCGCCGCCGCCGCGACCTTCCTGCCCTGCTACCTGTTCACCATCCTTCCTGCGCCGTATTTCAAGCGATACGGCAAGAATCCCGCCGTCGTCGCCTTCGTGGACGGCGTGACGGCTGCGGCTGTCGGGACCATCGCCGGAGCCGTCTTCGTGCTGGGACGGCGTTCTGTCGTGGATTGGACGACGGCCGCCGCAGCGATCGCTTCCGCGGTTCTCGTGTGGCGGCGCGTACCGGAGCCTCTGCTGGTGCTCTCGGCCGGAATCATAGGGGTTCTCGCGTTTCGCTGA
- a CDS encoding chromate resistance protein, translated as MKWITREGAKTDRVACPWLIRRFLDKEAEFVFVSKDKVLETAKRLGGKSFDAAGADYTHRGNKCSFEVLIEDHKLTDPALDQLARIVHGADIDGELDTAPEAAGLLAMAEGFHKSVPDDHEKLRLQFPVYDALYAYCRHGR; from the coding sequence ATGAAATGGATTACGCGAGAGGGCGCGAAGACGGATCGTGTCGCCTGCCCTTGGCTCATCCGCCGCTTCCTCGACAAGGAGGCCGAATTCGTCTTCGTTTCGAAAGACAAGGTCCTTGAAACGGCAAAGCGCCTCGGAGGAAAGTCTTTCGACGCAGCGGGAGCCGACTACACCCACCGAGGAAACAAGTGCAGCTTCGAAGTCCTGATCGAGGACCACAAGCTTACCGATCCGGCGCTCGATCAGTTGGCGCGCATCGTTCACGGCGCCGACATCGATGGTGAGCTGGATACGGCGCCCGAGGCGGCGGGTCTCCTTGCGATGGCCGAGGGATTCCATAAGAGCGTGCCGGACGACCACGAAAAGCTGAGGCTGCAATTCCCGGTCTACGACGCCCTCTACGCGTACTGCCGCCACGGGCGGTAA
- a CDS encoding ABC transporter ATP-binding protein — MPYTRAWRKRSRTVAEALLKVQGLSKRFAGFSALDEVSFEVYPGQILGLIGPNGAGKTTLLECMAGLMHHESGALSWRGGDFPSGRRKEELFYLPDGILPHRELCSSETLRLYAQLYGADLGRVEDLIRRLDLRSALEKRVGALSKGTLKRLLLAIGLLTPQPLLLLDEPFDGLDLRQTRSVMALLKEVRALGRTLLLSIHQLADAERVCDRFLLLKEGKLLGSGTLDELKTRAPSPAGTLEEVFLAFT; from the coding sequence ATGCCGTACACGCGAGCTTGGCGCAAGAGGAGTCGAACCGTGGCTGAGGCACTGCTTAAGGTCCAAGGCCTCTCGAAGCGGTTCGCCGGTTTTTCCGCGCTTGATGAGGTGAGCTTCGAAGTTTATCCGGGCCAGATTCTTGGACTGATCGGTCCCAATGGAGCTGGAAAGACGACGCTTCTCGAATGCATGGCCGGCCTCATGCACCACGAGTCCGGCGCGCTGAGTTGGCGAGGCGGCGATTTCCCCTCAGGACGCAGGAAGGAAGAACTGTTCTACCTGCCTGATGGGATTCTGCCGCACCGTGAGCTCTGTTCATCGGAGACTCTCCGGCTTTACGCCCAACTGTATGGAGCAGACCTAGGTCGCGTCGAAGATCTCATCAGGAGATTGGACCTGCGCTCGGCCCTGGAGAAGCGGGTCGGCGCGCTGTCCAAGGGGACGCTCAAGAGGCTGCTATTGGCCATCGGTCTGCTGACGCCTCAGCCGCTGCTCCTGCTCGACGAGCCTTTCGACGGCCTTGATCTCCGGCAGACCCGAAGCGTGATGGCCCTGCTTAAGGAGGTCCGCGCTCTTGGGCGGACTTTGCTCCTGTCCATCCACCAGCTTGCGGACGCGGAGAGAGTCTGCGACCGGTTCCTGCTTTTGAAGGAAGGGAAGCTGTTGGGAAGCGGTACGCTCGATGAACTGAAGACCCGGGCACCCAGCCCTGCCGGGACCCTCGAGGAGGTCTTCCTTGCGTTCACCTGA
- a CDS encoding MFS transporter produces the protein MDRTSRLLLTAKAVRTFSYGALSVVFPVYLEELGLGPRGIGLSFTLTLAASAAFTFAVRAPARRFGARPILLALSAVGAAGAILFLAAEKPWQAITAAMLANLAVGAGETGPFLTLEQTCLARTTSTERLGSAMSVYNFVGYAAAAGGAAVVGRRLVDARAAFLLLLAAAALQLGIYAALRLKAAPPAAPVSGQSSALIRRLAALFALDSFAGGFVVQSLVLYWLRQRFELELAQLGWVAFGAQMLSGLSFLAAPALSRRWGLVNTMVFSHLAANLLLIGVGLAPTAAVAVTLLLARHLLSQIDVPTRQTFLMLAVGDHEREHAAAATNASRTLAQCVSPVLAGSAMASLPLSAPFILGGGLKILYDLLLFAAIRRIEPRYVSETREPL, from the coding sequence ATGGATCGAACGAGCCGGCTGCTGCTGACGGCCAAGGCGGTCCGCACCTTCTCCTACGGCGCTCTGAGCGTCGTGTTCCCGGTCTACCTCGAAGAGTTGGGATTAGGGCCGCGCGGGATCGGCCTGAGCTTTACGCTGACCTTGGCGGCCAGCGCGGCGTTCACCTTCGCCGTTCGCGCGCCGGCGCGCCGGTTCGGCGCGAGGCCTATCCTCTTGGCGCTCTCCGCGGTCGGCGCCGCGGGAGCGATCCTGTTCTTGGCCGCGGAGAAGCCGTGGCAAGCGATCACGGCGGCGATGCTGGCGAATCTCGCGGTCGGCGCGGGCGAGACCGGGCCTTTTCTGACGCTCGAGCAAACATGCCTGGCCCGGACGACCAGCACGGAGAGGCTCGGCAGCGCGATGAGCGTCTATAACTTCGTGGGTTATGCCGCCGCGGCCGGTGGAGCTGCGGTCGTGGGTCGCCGGTTGGTCGATGCCCGCGCGGCGTTCCTGCTGCTCTTGGCGGCGGCGGCGCTTCAGCTTGGGATTTACGCCGCGCTGCGCCTAAAAGCCGCTCCTCCGGCAGCGCCGGTGAGCGGACAATCGAGCGCCTTGATTCGTCGCTTGGCGGCGCTCTTTGCACTCGACTCCTTCGCGGGCGGATTCGTCGTTCAAAGCCTCGTGCTTTACTGGCTGCGCCAGCGATTCGAATTAGAGTTGGCGCAACTGGGATGGGTCGCCTTCGGCGCGCAGATGCTCTCGGGGCTGTCTTTTCTCGCCGCCCCGGCTCTCTCGCGCCGATGGGGGTTGGTCAACACCATGGTCTTCTCGCACTTGGCGGCGAATCTGCTGCTGATCGGAGTGGGCCTGGCACCTACGGCCGCCGTCGCGGTGACCCTGTTGCTCGCTCGGCACCTTCTTTCGCAGATTGACGTGCCGACCCGGCAGACTTTTCTTATGCTGGCTGTCGGCGACCATGAGCGCGAGCACGCCGCCGCGGCGACGAACGCGAGCCGGACGTTGGCCCAATGCGTCAGTCCCGTCCTGGCCGGGTCCGCGATGGCGTCTTTGCCGCTCTCCGCCCCTTTCATCCTGGGCGGCGGGCTCAAGATTCTCTATGACCTGCTGCTCTTCGCCGCCATCCGGCGCATCGAGCCCCGGTATGTCAGCGAAACGCGAGAACCCCTATGA
- a CDS encoding beta-propeller fold lactonase family protein, translating into MNRISSIVFRTLPLLMSLVLIAVDGQAAESRLRAYVTNFEGEKISVIDVEGRKEIAQITTGQKPHGVAIAPDGSEVFVTNEGDGTLSFIDPKENKVTATIKVGARPQQPAVSQDGATLYVPLNADHAVAIVEVKRREVASVLPVGRNPHIILASPTSKRIYITCEGDEQIVVVDTETNQVVKSIPIWAWPRVPAVTPDGKRLFQTIRWTNGALVIDLDKDEVADRIALAEPKGFPKDGMVAHGLRVTPDGKELWLTTQLNDRITIIDPSTLKTIASLGTGRNPNWIEFTQDGKIAVVSNTSSNDVSLIDSKKRSLIKKIPVVKAPKRLAVGYVKTEGE; encoded by the coding sequence ATGAATAGAATCAGCTCCATAGTCTTCAGGACTCTGCCGTTGCTCATGAGCCTCGTATTGATTGCCGTCGACGGCCAGGCCGCGGAGTCGCGGCTTCGCGCCTACGTCACCAACTTCGAGGGCGAAAAGATTTCCGTCATTGATGTCGAGGGCCGAAAGGAAATCGCGCAAATCACGACGGGACAAAAACCGCACGGCGTCGCCATCGCCCCCGACGGTTCCGAAGTGTTTGTGACCAACGAAGGGGACGGCACGCTCAGTTTTATCGACCCCAAAGAGAATAAAGTCACCGCTACGATCAAGGTGGGCGCGCGTCCTCAGCAGCCGGCGGTCTCTCAGGATGGCGCGACGCTCTACGTGCCTTTGAATGCGGATCATGCCGTGGCTATCGTCGAAGTCAAGCGGCGCGAAGTCGCCTCCGTTCTGCCCGTGGGGCGAAATCCGCATATCATCCTCGCAAGTCCTACGTCAAAGCGAATTTACATCACCTGCGAGGGCGACGAACAGATCGTCGTTGTCGATACCGAGACCAACCAGGTCGTGAAAAGCATTCCCATTTGGGCTTGGCCCCGAGTCCCCGCCGTGACGCCGGATGGGAAGCGATTGTTTCAAACCATTCGCTGGACGAATGGCGCTCTCGTGATCGATCTCGATAAGGACGAAGTAGCCGATCGGATCGCTTTGGCGGAACCCAAGGGTTTCCCTAAGGATGGCATGGTAGCGCATGGCCTTCGCGTCACTCCCGACGGGAAGGAGCTTTGGCTCACGACCCAGCTCAATGATCGGATTACCATCATCGATCCGAGCACTTTAAAAACAATCGCCTCTCTCGGGACCGGGAGGAACCCCAACTGGATCGAATTCACTCAAGACGGCAAGATCGCCGTCGTGAGCAATACCTCTTCGAACGACGTAAGCCTGATCGATAGCAAGAAGCGGTCGCTTATAAAGAAAATCCCGGTCGTGAAGGCCCCGAAGAGGCTGGCCGTAGGTTATGTAAAAACAGAAGGCGAATGA